One Edaphobacter flagellatus genomic region harbors:
- a CDS encoding TonB-dependent receptor → MTTNGRFGYASGRVLGSWREHVGKNIHAAFTLMAYLMLGTTTVFSQVNSAGTISGRVTDSQGHTIYGAIVSIVEQQTNVESKLTTNSSGFYSAGFLKPGSYSVKVSAVGFESALSQGLTLQVGQVLGQDFSLKIGQVSETVNVTAGAPLLNTESGDLGNVISHEPVVQLPLNGRNFSQLALLVPGVNSGSVGGVRATGGGNETQRAGTSVTANGARGSFNLYMINGIQNVDQSVGTAKVFPNLEDIQEFKVQVGNSDAQFAAGGAVVNVVTRSGSNSFHGSAFEFIRNSALDARGYFDSAKPPFQQNQFGVALGGPIKRDKLFFFVDYQGLITHTAPTAITSVPTQAMRAGNFQGFASVYDPATYNVATKTRTPFVNNQIDPSRFDPVAVNLLQVLPLPNLAGNANNFRYNNLQVNVQHQYDVRLDYIMSSKDSVFLQYTNGRADVSFPKTPVKVGSSFNPLAFAGANRNNHAPSLQATLQETHIFSSALVNELALGYTRFILRVSPLDQGYNTSAALGLQGANTATNTDGSGLASLTMSGFSGYSASFQPEIVPQNTIQLSDNVLFNYGAHVFRFGFSGVHNNFGFNQLSAPSGQLSFTGTYTNNGASSGGSGFADFLLGLPVSSTKSILPSGMPYVSYTDFGSYAQDTWRITPKLTAVLGLRYDLFTSLIDRKDRQSNFVPDGGTIAAAPGGTGTVVIGNQGGYSRGIVQTRKLNFTPRLSLAYKVGDKTVVRSAFGAYFFNEQGTGSSARLFLNYPFAQTFSTTCDGGVPCLSTSTGIPLVPSASNVPVVVYFPLKNPTPYVNQWNFTIENQVTSSLVVRGSYVGAKGTHLGIALNENVAIPGSGNVLSRQPYAAYSTIQAWENRGVSSYNALQLSAEQRAWRGLQYLAAYTWSRSVDEGSGGNSSSSESRINIQNPRNLSADYGLSDFDHRHRFTFSPVYELPFGRGRQYGSHVHWFVDGVIGQWDLTGIVTLQSGAPFSVSMSSNASLNTGTFLRPNRICNGSKPSGQRTLSAYYDISCFVNPPQYQFGNTGRNILIGPSYQTIDAGLHKEFRIRESLGMQFRAEFFNLFNTANFGFPGNSIGSASAGKISALATGATARQLQFAARLHW, encoded by the coding sequence ATGACGACGAACGGACGATTCGGTTACGCTTCGGGCAGGGTCCTTGGTTCGTGGAGAGAGCATGTCGGGAAGAATATCCATGCTGCATTCACACTGATGGCGTATCTGATGTTGGGCACCACTACTGTATTTTCCCAAGTAAATTCGGCCGGAACGATTTCGGGCCGGGTGACAGATTCGCAAGGCCATACGATATACGGTGCCATCGTATCAATCGTTGAGCAGCAAACAAATGTTGAGAGCAAATTGACGACCAACAGTTCGGGGTTCTATTCGGCAGGATTTCTCAAGCCGGGCAGCTACTCCGTGAAGGTAAGCGCAGTGGGGTTCGAGAGCGCTTTGAGTCAAGGCCTGACCTTGCAGGTGGGGCAAGTCCTGGGGCAGGATTTTTCTCTTAAAATAGGTCAGGTTAGCGAGACTGTGAATGTAACGGCAGGAGCGCCGTTGCTTAATACAGAATCTGGGGATCTGGGGAATGTAATCTCGCATGAGCCTGTGGTGCAACTGCCTTTGAATGGGCGCAATTTTTCACAGCTTGCCCTGTTGGTGCCAGGCGTGAACTCGGGTTCGGTAGGTGGTGTACGTGCGACCGGCGGCGGTAATGAGACACAGCGCGCTGGAACATCGGTTACGGCGAATGGGGCGCGCGGTAGCTTTAATCTCTACATGATCAATGGCATTCAAAACGTAGATCAATCGGTAGGCACAGCGAAAGTATTTCCAAATCTGGAGGACATCCAGGAGTTCAAAGTGCAAGTTGGCAATTCTGATGCGCAATTTGCTGCTGGTGGAGCTGTAGTGAATGTCGTAACACGGTCGGGCTCTAACTCATTTCACGGATCGGCATTTGAGTTTATTCGCAACTCCGCATTGGATGCTCGTGGATACTTCGACTCGGCCAAACCTCCGTTCCAACAAAATCAATTTGGCGTAGCATTGGGAGGGCCAATCAAGAGGGATAAATTATTTTTCTTTGTGGATTATCAAGGATTAATTACTCACACTGCACCTACGGCGATTACAAGTGTCCCTACACAAGCGATGCGCGCCGGCAATTTTCAGGGTTTTGCGAGTGTATATGACCCAGCGACATATAACGTAGCCACAAAGACACGTACGCCATTTGTGAATAACCAAATTGACCCATCGCGCTTTGACCCCGTTGCTGTCAATCTACTGCAGGTGCTCCCACTACCAAATCTTGCCGGGAACGCTAATAATTTCCGCTATAACAACCTTCAGGTTAATGTGCAACATCAGTATGACGTACGGTTGGACTACATCATGTCGTCCAAGGATAGCGTATTTTTGCAGTACACCAACGGACGTGCCGATGTGAGCTTTCCTAAAACTCCTGTGAAGGTTGGCAGCAGTTTCAATCCCCTCGCATTTGCAGGTGCTAACCGAAATAATCATGCGCCAAGCCTACAAGCCACTCTACAAGAGACACACATATTTTCGTCGGCTTTGGTTAATGAACTAGCGCTAGGTTACACCCGGTTTATTTTGAGAGTGAGCCCCTTGGATCAGGGATACAACACATCAGCAGCATTGGGGCTGCAGGGTGCAAATACCGCTACAAATACTGATGGTTCAGGTCTAGCAAGTCTCACGATGTCCGGTTTTAGCGGGTACAGTGCGAGCTTCCAGCCTGAAATAGTACCGCAGAATACGATCCAGCTTTCAGATAATGTGCTCTTTAACTATGGTGCGCATGTATTCCGCTTCGGTTTTAGCGGTGTACATAACAATTTTGGATTCAATCAACTTTCTGCGCCATCGGGACAATTGAGTTTTACGGGAACCTATACGAACAATGGAGCATCATCAGGGGGATCTGGATTTGCAGACTTCTTGCTTGGACTCCCAGTGAGTTCTACAAAATCGATTCTTCCTAGTGGCATGCCCTATGTTAGCTACACAGATTTCGGATCTTATGCTCAGGATACCTGGCGCATTACGCCCAAGCTTACAGCGGTATTGGGACTGCGGTATGACTTATTTACATCGCTTATTGATCGAAAAGACCGTCAATCGAACTTTGTCCCGGACGGCGGAACAATCGCGGCGGCACCTGGTGGCACAGGTACCGTTGTCATAGGAAATCAGGGTGGTTATAGTCGCGGCATTGTGCAGACACGGAAGTTGAACTTCACACCTCGGCTCAGTCTTGCTTATAAAGTCGGCGATAAGACGGTAGTGCGATCGGCTTTTGGTGCATATTTCTTTAACGAACAAGGTACGGGGTCATCTGCGCGATTGTTCCTGAACTATCCATTCGCACAAACATTTAGTACAACCTGCGATGGTGGTGTGCCTTGCCTTTCGACCTCTACAGGTATTCCGCTTGTTCCTTCGGCAAGTAATGTACCGGTTGTTGTTTACTTTCCGCTGAAAAATCCGACACCTTATGTAAATCAATGGAATTTCACTATTGAGAATCAGGTTACGAGCTCTCTTGTCGTGCGTGGGTCTTATGTAGGTGCAAAAGGCACACACCTTGGTATTGCGCTCAATGAGAATGTAGCTATTCCGGGATCTGGAAATGTCTTATCACGACAGCCGTATGCCGCGTATTCGACAATTCAGGCGTGGGAGAATCGCGGTGTTTCGAGCTACAACGCATTACAGCTTTCAGCGGAACAACGCGCATGGCGAGGTCTGCAGTACCTTGCAGCCTACACCTGGAGCCGCAGCGTTGACGAAGGCTCTGGGGGAAATTCCTCTTCGAGTGAATCACGTATCAATATTCAAAATCCCCGCAATCTTTCGGCAGATTACGGCCTTTCAGATTTTGACCATCGGCATCGATTCACCTTCAGTCCAGTGTATGAACTTCCTTTTGGACGCGGAAGGCAATACGGGTCACATGTCCACTGGTTTGTCGATGGTGTAATAGGGCAATGGGATTTAACGGGTATTGTTACTTTGCAAAGTGGCGCTCCGTTCTCAGTTTCTATGTCATCAAATGCCTCGCTGAATACGGGAACATTTCTACGCCCTAATCGCATCTGCAATGGCAGTAAGCCTAGTGGGCAACGGACACTCTCCGCCTACTACGACATAAGCTGCTTCGTGAATCCACCCCAATATCAGTTTGGTAATACAGGACGTAATATCCTGATTGGACCGAGTTATCAAACTATTGATGCGGGCCTCCATAAGGAGTTCCGTATTCGAGAATCGCTGGGCATGCAATTCCGGGCAGAGTTCTTCAATCTGTTCAATACCGCGAACTTTGGCTTCCCAGGCAACAGTATTGGCTCCGCATCGGCAGGTAAAATCTCGGCGTTGGCAACAGGGGCAACGGCAAGACAATTGCAGTTTGCAGCGCGGCTTCACTGGTAA
- a CDS encoding HpcH/HpaI aldolase family protein — protein MTGEYRAGEHPPSTDRWNMVRRRLSAGEYVIGMTVTSSNIETAAYAATLGFHFLWAEMEHSPLSLESLRAMVLATRGLEAPVFARVPWSELWLAKRILDQGVQGVIFPFVSTPERAVIAAQGCHYPPFGKRGSGAGLAVTTWPVAGNYYDSADANVLVVCVVEEASALDEIEAIAATPGVDVIFIGVSDLSFSLGLRGQQDDLLDTAIAKIVAAAKRHGKWLGRPAGSAAEVKRFHSEGFQFFQSVTELGLMKLGAKALLEPLGIKDKPREQKTFY, from the coding sequence ATGACGGGAGAGTATCGAGCCGGAGAACATCCGCCATCCACAGATAGGTGGAATATGGTTCGCCGGCGATTGAGCGCAGGCGAGTATGTGATTGGAATGACAGTAACCTCCAGCAATATAGAAACGGCAGCCTATGCCGCCACACTCGGCTTCCATTTTTTATGGGCTGAGATGGAGCACTCGCCGCTTTCGCTGGAGTCGTTACGAGCAATGGTGCTTGCAACCCGCGGACTTGAGGCTCCTGTCTTTGCAAGAGTTCCCTGGTCAGAATTGTGGCTCGCAAAACGTATCCTAGACCAGGGAGTGCAGGGCGTGATCTTCCCATTTGTCTCAACACCGGAACGAGCGGTAATTGCGGCTCAAGGATGCCACTATCCACCATTTGGGAAGAGAGGTTCAGGTGCAGGACTCGCCGTTACGACTTGGCCTGTAGCGGGGAATTACTATGACTCCGCTGATGCGAATGTGCTGGTCGTTTGTGTTGTTGAGGAGGCGTCTGCCCTCGATGAGATCGAGGCGATTGCTGCGACTCCTGGTGTGGACGTGATCTTTATCGGTGTGAGCGACCTGTCATTTTCCTTGGGATTGCGAGGACAGCAGGATGATCTACTGGATACAGCGATTGCGAAAATTGTTGCCGCAGCTAAGCGGCATGGGAAGTGGCTAGGGCGTCCTGCAGGAAGTGCGGCAGAGGTGAAGCGCTTTCATTCGGAAGGATTCCAATTCTTCCAGTCTGTAACCGAGCTCGGATTGATGAAGCTGGGAGCCAAGGCACTATTGGAGCCGCTTGGAATTAAAGATAAGCCGCGTGAGCAGAAGACATTTTATTAG
- the fdhF gene encoding formate dehydrogenase subunit alpha, with amino-acid sequence MGISGLIEGYAEMPHRSTTSSVELFIDGKMVAAGQDKLLLEVILREKEIPHICYHSPLMGPIQTCDTCIVEVDGKLARACGTKVTAGMQVDTESKRAKDARAEAFDVILGNHMLYCTVCDNNNENCRVHNTALELNVQHQEHSFKPKPYEVDMSNPFYRYDPSQCILCGQCVQACQTVEVNETLSIGWELEHPRVLWDGGMQIAGSSCVSCGHCVTVCPCNALMEKSMLGEAGFLTGLPKDALNKMIDVVKAVEPEMGYGAIMQVSQVESKMREERIKRTKTVCTYCGVGCSYDVWTKERKILKIEPLHGDANQISTCVKGKFGWDFVNHEDRLQKPLMREGDTFREASWDEALNFVTTKLSSIKQQYGPDSIGVIVSSKTTNEDGFLMQKFARAVIGTNNVDNCSRYCQSPATMGLFRTVGYGGDSGSIKDIGSSRLVVIIGANTAESHPVLATRVKRAHKLFGQRLIVIDPRENEMAERADIHVRPRPGTDLVWISAMSRYMFDNGLARLDFLDKWVHGVDEFRKSLEPFTMDYASRTCEIPIETLKRVAQEIGKSESTCILWAMGITQHTSASDESTAISNLLLVTGNYMRSGVGAYPLRGHNNVQGASDIGAMPDRYPGYQFVNDPAIQERYEKRWGVKLSPTRGLDNHQMVEAIHEGKLRAVYLSGEDMISADSNANVVGAAFEKLDLFVVQDIFFSETCRYADVILPGAPALEKDGTFTNTERRIQRLYQAIPELGDCKADWKITQEIANRMGANWNYQHPSEIMDELASLSPLYAGVNYERLEGYKTLQWPVAPDGTDEPILYLNGFAFPDKKARLFPVAFHEPDEKPDRDFDLFLNNGRLLEHFHEGNMTYRVNGIREETPEPFLEVSEDLAKERGIESGRWLRVTSRHGSLVIKALVTKRVHGNQVFIPLLSRNGPINVLTGSHADRATNTPAYKETAVKIHLLPDMGSNPLKPLNFRYSGKPTPQPGVEVERKWKRKDYHMPGTEPLVQIQIEK; translated from the coding sequence ATGGGTATATCTGGACTAATCGAAGGCTATGCAGAAATGCCGCACCGAAGCACTACATCCTCCGTCGAGCTCTTTATAGATGGAAAGATGGTTGCTGCAGGGCAGGATAAATTGCTTCTCGAGGTTATTCTCCGGGAGAAAGAAATTCCCCATATCTGCTACCACTCACCTCTTATGGGGCCGATTCAGACGTGTGACACCTGCATTGTGGAGGTCGACGGAAAGCTCGCTCGCGCTTGTGGCACCAAGGTCACGGCGGGTATGCAGGTTGATACGGAATCGAAGCGTGCAAAAGATGCCAGAGCCGAGGCGTTCGATGTCATCCTGGGCAATCACATGCTCTATTGCACTGTATGCGATAACAATAACGAGAATTGCCGCGTTCATAACACGGCACTGGAACTCAATGTCCAGCATCAGGAGCACTCCTTCAAACCAAAGCCGTACGAAGTGGACATGTCCAATCCGTTCTATCGTTATGATCCCAGCCAGTGCATCCTTTGCGGTCAATGCGTACAGGCTTGTCAGACCGTAGAGGTCAACGAGACTCTTTCGATCGGCTGGGAGCTTGAGCATCCGCGCGTGCTTTGGGATGGTGGCATGCAGATTGCCGGATCAAGCTGTGTCTCTTGTGGCCACTGCGTCACGGTCTGCCCGTGCAATGCCTTAATGGAGAAATCTATGCTTGGCGAGGCTGGGTTTCTGACCGGACTCCCGAAAGATGCTCTGAACAAGATGATCGATGTGGTAAAAGCCGTTGAGCCAGAGATGGGATACGGCGCGATCATGCAGGTTTCACAGGTCGAATCCAAGATGCGCGAAGAACGAATCAAGCGGACAAAGACTGTATGTACCTATTGCGGGGTCGGATGCAGCTACGATGTCTGGACAAAAGAACGTAAGATCCTCAAGATCGAACCTCTACATGGTGATGCGAATCAAATCTCTACTTGCGTCAAGGGTAAGTTTGGGTGGGATTTCGTAAATCACGAGGACAGACTGCAGAAGCCTCTGATGCGCGAAGGCGATACTTTCCGTGAAGCCAGTTGGGATGAAGCCCTGAATTTTGTCACAACGAAACTGAGCAGCATCAAACAGCAGTATGGACCAGATTCGATTGGTGTAATCGTCTCCTCGAAGACGACGAACGAAGATGGTTTCCTGATGCAGAAGTTCGCACGAGCCGTCATTGGTACAAACAATGTCGACAATTGCTCACGATATTGCCAATCGCCGGCCACGATGGGATTGTTCCGCACGGTGGGCTATGGAGGCGACTCTGGCTCCATTAAGGATATTGGTAGTTCACGGCTGGTAGTTATCATCGGTGCCAATACGGCGGAGAGTCATCCGGTCCTGGCGACTCGAGTTAAGCGGGCTCACAAACTGTTCGGGCAGAGATTGATTGTTATTGACCCCCGCGAAAATGAGATGGCGGAGCGCGCCGACATTCATGTTCGCCCTCGTCCCGGAACAGATCTGGTATGGATCTCCGCAATGAGCCGCTACATGTTTGATAACGGCTTAGCCAGACTAGACTTTCTTGACAAGTGGGTCCACGGCGTGGACGAGTTCCGAAAAAGTCTTGAGCCTTTCACCATGGATTACGCCTCCAGAACCTGCGAAATACCGATTGAAACACTGAAGCGTGTCGCGCAAGAGATTGGCAAATCCGAGAGCACCTGCATTCTTTGGGCTATGGGCATCACCCAGCACACGTCGGCATCCGATGAATCCACGGCAATTTCCAATCTGCTCCTGGTTACGGGGAACTATATGCGTTCTGGCGTCGGCGCCTACCCCTTGCGTGGACACAACAATGTACAAGGGGCAAGCGATATAGGCGCCATGCCCGACCGGTACCCTGGATATCAGTTTGTGAATGATCCGGCGATTCAGGAACGGTATGAGAAGCGCTGGGGAGTCAAACTATCTCCAACACGCGGATTGGATAACCATCAGATGGTGGAAGCCATACACGAGGGAAAGCTGCGTGCGGTTTACCTGTCAGGAGAGGACATGATCTCGGCGGACTCGAATGCAAATGTCGTAGGGGCTGCGTTTGAGAAACTAGATCTCTTCGTTGTGCAGGACATTTTTTTCAGTGAAACCTGCCGTTACGCGGATGTCATACTCCCTGGAGCACCTGCTCTTGAGAAGGATGGGACCTTCACCAATACCGAACGGAGGATTCAGCGTCTGTATCAGGCCATCCCTGAATTAGGAGATTGTAAGGCTGATTGGAAGATTACCCAGGAGATTGCCAACCGAATGGGAGCAAACTGGAACTATCAGCATCCCTCGGAGATCATGGATGAGTTGGCCTCGCTGTCTCCTCTATACGCTGGCGTGAACTATGAACGCCTGGAGGGGTATAAGACGCTGCAATGGCCTGTCGCGCCAGATGGCACTGATGAGCCGATTCTTTACCTGAATGGCTTTGCCTTTCCAGACAAAAAAGCCCGGCTCTTCCCGGTTGCTTTCCATGAGCCGGACGAAAAACCAGACAGAGATTTCGATCTTTTCTTGAACAATGGTCGCTTACTGGAACACTTCCATGAAGGAAATATGACCTATCGGGTCAATGGTATTCGCGAGGAAACTCCGGAACCCTTTTTAGAGGTTTCAGAGGACCTGGCGAAGGAGCGTGGAATTGAATCCGGACGGTGGTTGCGCGTGACCAGTCGGCATGGTTCCCTGGTCATCAAGGCACTTGTCACAAAACGCGTTCATGGTAATCAAGTATTCATACCCCTTCTTTCGCGGAATGGCCCAATCAATGTTCTTACCGGATCCCATGCGGATCGAGCGACCAACACACCGGCATATAAGGAAACGGCGGTTAAAATCCATCTCCTGCCGGATATGGGAAGCAATCCGTTGAAGCCGTTGAATTTTCGCTACTCAGGAAAACCGACGCCGCAGCCGGGAGTGGAGGTCGAGAGAAAATGGAAGCGCAAAGACTACCACATGCCTGGCACGGAACCGTTAGTCCAAATTCAAATTGAGAAGTGA
- the fdhD gene encoding formate dehydrogenase accessory sulfurtransferase FdhD, translated as MRKSIQPTVAHDSPAVRCSQAERVSGVRVDSTTETLAVEEPLEIQLGYGTSGRRTTKSISVTMRTPGHDVELATGFLMTEGVVRDVHDIAHVSHGEYREDCLRGDDIDQNSDRAILPRPIKNNTVRVDLYPDVLVNLANLERNFYMTSSCGICGKASLLALRSVSPPRRRNEFSIDVDVLYALPDCMRRRQSVFDRTGGLHAAALFSAKGELLGLREDVGRHNAVDKLLGREFLADRTPLRNALMLLSGRASFELLQKAVMSGIQMIASVGAPSSLAVEVAKEFDIALVGFLRDEYFNVYHGSEHLSGLVPQGSNVL; from the coding sequence ATGCGGAAATCAATCCAACCGACTGTGGCTCATGATTCTCCTGCCGTCCGATGCTCACAGGCGGAGCGGGTAAGCGGCGTAAGAGTCGATAGCACGACAGAAACATTGGCCGTAGAAGAGCCGCTTGAGATTCAGCTCGGCTATGGGACGAGCGGAAGACGGACGACGAAGTCTATTTCCGTAACAATGCGTACGCCTGGCCACGATGTCGAGTTGGCAACAGGATTCTTGATGACTGAGGGGGTCGTGCGCGACGTTCATGATATTGCGCACGTCTCCCATGGGGAATACCGAGAAGACTGTTTACGAGGCGATGACATAGATCAGAACTCTGATCGGGCCATTCTCCCCCGACCCATAAAGAACAACACTGTTCGTGTCGATCTCTATCCAGACGTCTTGGTAAACCTCGCGAATCTGGAGCGGAACTTCTACATGACCTCCAGTTGCGGCATTTGCGGAAAGGCATCCTTGCTGGCATTACGATCTGTTTCTCCACCTCGTCGACGAAATGAATTCTCAATCGATGTTGATGTCCTTTATGCATTGCCTGATTGCATGCGGCGTCGTCAGTCTGTATTTGATCGAACTGGGGGGCTGCATGCCGCGGCTCTCTTCAGCGCGAAAGGAGAGCTGCTTGGCCTTCGCGAGGATGTGGGAAGACACAATGCCGTCGACAAACTGCTAGGGCGCGAGTTTCTGGCTGATCGCACTCCGCTGCGAAACGCCCTCATGCTTCTATCGGGGCGTGCGAGCTTCGAGCTACTGCAAAAAGCGGTGATGAGCGGCATTCAAATGATCGCTTCGGTTGGCGCACCCTCCAGCCTCGCGGTAGAAGTAGCAAAGGAGTTCGACATCGCGTTGGTGGGATTTCTGCGTGATGAGTACTTCAACGTCTACCACGGATCTGAGCATTTGAGTGGATTGGTCCCACAAGGGAGTAATGTCCTATGA
- a CDS encoding adenosine deaminase family protein encodes MHLAGAIYAETFIRNAAEDALCYSPAIRSFFKPSATTRSIPPQPVCGEGNRRAEDAFKDQKLYDAMVDDFSMRSFIPSASISGHDQFFATFSRYGALNRSHHGEWLDEVATRAAAQNEQYLEVMETPDFAAAAKLGYSIPWPDTVANSLATDTGDTSRPSKVALAKLRDQLLADGLRDIVSANRQEFSDALDLRNRIEHCNTSTAAPGCSVTVRFLYQILRGFPPQQVFAQTLLGFEVVQAELNSGHPNVVGINFVMPEDGHLSMSEYHRQMVMLDYLHSVYPKVHISLHAGELAPSLVPPDGLRFHIREAVELGHAERIGHGVDVMYETRPNELLKELAVHHIMTEINLTSNDVILGVTKDWHPLPVYRAAGVPVALSTDDEGVSRIDITHEYTRAVLDFSLSYLDLKRMARTSIEHSFLSGPSLWAQSDNFTIVNVACKADRLGSANPSQACHAFLQSSERAQEQWQLEHRYQVFESSLP; translated from the coding sequence ATGCATCTGGCCGGAGCCATCTACGCCGAGACCTTCATCCGTAACGCTGCCGAGGACGCTCTCTGCTATAGCCCCGCTATACGCAGTTTCTTCAAACCATCCGCCACGACACGCAGCATCCCCCCACAACCCGTTTGTGGAGAAGGGAACCGGCGTGCCGAAGATGCTTTTAAAGACCAGAAACTCTATGACGCAATGGTCGACGATTTCTCGATGCGGAGTTTTATTCCCTCCGCTTCGATTAGCGGACATGATCAGTTTTTTGCTACTTTTTCCCGTTATGGTGCTCTCAACCGTTCACACCATGGCGAGTGGCTGGATGAAGTCGCCACCCGCGCAGCTGCACAGAACGAGCAATACCTGGAAGTGATGGAGACGCCAGATTTCGCTGCAGCTGCGAAACTCGGATACTCCATCCCCTGGCCTGATACTGTGGCGAATTCTCTGGCAACAGATACCGGCGATACTTCCCGCCCAAGCAAGGTAGCTCTGGCAAAATTGCGCGATCAACTCCTAGCTGATGGACTACGTGATATTGTCTCTGCCAACAGGCAGGAATTCTCCGACGCGCTTGATTTACGCAATCGTATAGAGCACTGCAATACTTCGACAGCGGCTCCGGGTTGTTCCGTGACGGTTCGCTTCCTTTATCAGATTCTTCGAGGTTTCCCACCACAACAGGTTTTCGCACAGACTCTCCTGGGTTTTGAGGTTGTTCAGGCCGAGTTGAACTCCGGTCACCCCAACGTTGTCGGTATCAACTTTGTCATGCCTGAAGACGGCCACCTCTCTATGTCCGAGTATCACCGTCAGATGGTGATGCTCGATTATCTGCATAGCGTCTATCCAAAAGTTCATATCTCACTCCATGCCGGTGAGCTGGCTCCTAGCCTCGTTCCGCCTGATGGTCTTCGCTTCCACATCCGCGAAGCCGTCGAGCTTGGCCACGCGGAGCGCATCGGTCACGGCGTCGATGTCATGTACGAGACACGTCCTAACGAGCTGCTCAAAGAGCTGGCCGTACATCACATCATGACCGAGATCAATCTCACCTCGAACGACGTCATTCTCGGCGTCACGAAGGATTGGCACCCATTGCCGGTCTACCGCGCTGCTGGGGTTCCCGTTGCTCTCTCGACCGACGATGAAGGTGTATCTCGCATCGACATCACGCATGAGTACACACGCGCTGTGCTCGACTTCTCGCTCTCCTATCTCGATCTCAAGCGTATGGCGCGGACCTCGATAGAGCACAGCTTTCTCTCTGGGCCCAGCTTATGGGCGCAATCTGACAACTTCACGATTGTGAATGTCGCCTGCAAGGCTGATCGACTCGGCTCAGCCAACCCCTCACAAGCATGCCACGCATTTCTTCAATCCAGCGAACGGGCTCAAGAGCAGTGGCAGCTCGAACACCGCTATCAAGTCTTTGAATCCAGCCTCCCGTAG
- a CDS encoding alpha/beta hydrolase, whose translation MMTVRTHVLLALALFVSVAQAQKVTLPLWPQGAPEPYTGGPETETTKPTDRMVAGKPVQRPTNISNPILAFYPAQGAHKSDAMVLVFPGGGYRILAHDLEGTEVCAWLNSIGVNCGLVKYRVPIDKRFPDDTRDIEDAQQAMRIARSHAAEWHIDPHRIGVLGFSAGGHLVVILGNHPDFKRPGEPPSDSSINARPDFVIGIYPAYLAEPPALTQLSKGIEPSAQTPPTFLLQAADDPVHVENVLVYAEALKQVKVPVELHVYAEGGHGYGLRLTSLPVTQWPSLVETWLHTISILPVKMN comes from the coding sequence ATGATGACCGTGCGAACTCACGTCCTTCTTGCTCTTGCTCTGTTTGTGTCCGTGGCTCAGGCCCAAAAAGTGACGCTCCCTCTCTGGCCCCAGGGTGCGCCTGAACCCTATACCGGCGGCCCGGAAACAGAGACCACAAAGCCTACGGATCGAATGGTTGCGGGCAAACCTGTTCAGCGGCCAACCAATATCAGCAATCCCATACTCGCTTTTTACCCCGCACAGGGAGCTCATAAGAGTGACGCGATGGTTCTCGTCTTTCCCGGCGGGGGGTATCGCATCCTCGCGCACGATCTTGAAGGAACCGAAGTTTGCGCTTGGCTCAACTCCATTGGAGTTAATTGTGGTCTGGTCAAATACCGCGTTCCCATCGACAAGCGTTTCCCGGATGACACACGCGATATCGAAGACGCACAACAGGCCATGCGGATTGCTCGATCCCACGCTGCTGAATGGCATATCGATCCCCACCGCATCGGGGTTCTCGGCTTCTCTGCTGGAGGTCATCTCGTCGTGATCCTCGGCAACCATCCCGACTTTAAACGCCCCGGCGAGCCTCCTTCTGACTCTTCTATCAATGCCCGTCCTGATTTCGTCATCGGCATCTATCCTGCCTACCTTGCCGAGCCACCTGCGCTCACACAGCTTTCAAAAGGCATTGAACCTTCCGCGCAAACCCCGCCAACATTTCTGCTTCAGGCTGCTGACGATCCGGTCCATGTCGAAAACGTCCTCGTCTATGCCGAAGCGCTCAAGCAGGTCAAAGTTCCTGTCGAATTGCATGTCTACGCCGAAGGCGGTCATGGCTATGGACTCCGCCTCACATCGCTTCCTGTAACGCAGTGGCCATCGCTGGTCGAGACCTGGTTGCACACGATCAGCATCCTTCCCGTTAAGATGAATTAG